From Malaya genurostris strain Urasoe2022 chromosome 2, Malgen_1.1, whole genome shotgun sequence:
ttttgaaatttcgtccttcaaacgctctaataacgctatataatagtcactgttgatggtttttcccttttcaaggtagtcgaagaaaattataccatgcgaattccagaatacagacgccataaccttaccggcacgctttgggttcggttcatcgcgtgcagtccactcagctgactgtcgattggactccggagggaagtgatggagccatgtttcgtccattgttatatatcgacgaaaaaaattggttttatttcgatataacagctccaaacactgctcagaatcatcaattcgttgttgtttttgagcgattgtgagctcacgcggcacccattttgtacaaagctttctcatatccaagtattcgtgaataatatgtccaacacgttcctttgatatctttagggtgtcagctatctcgatcaacttcactttacggtcattgaaaatcattttgtggatttttttcacgttttcatcggtaacagcctcttttggacgtccactgcgttcatcgtcttcggtgctcatatgaccagtacgaaattttgcaaaccactggataactggataacactcatcaagccatttttttagtatcggcggcactttttttcaaaaagtagtgtttcataaacacacgaaattcctttttttccatttttttcacaaataagaaaagtagcttcactcaaaatgcaatatctcacaaactaataatcagacagctgtcaaatttatacacgtatcttttgaaggttggtattaactgaaaatggtatggatttaattctagtggcgccctctcatagaaacgatacgagcttttcagccgatctgttatttccgatggcatgtagcaaaagttatgttgatacgttagatacaacaagagatattcacgatcaaaaacttatcactccctTAGGGGGTAAATTTttgaaaggcgccccatagtaaagtaagtcgatcgcagtgtttgggaccCGAAACAtaaggggctcaacgtaatcggtgtattttcaaatggctggtgctgaaGTGTAATAAAATGGCGTACATCGCCTGGCTTCTACACTAACACAATAGTAATGAAAGCGAAAATTAAATGACATTTGAATTGCCAACACTAGTGTGGATTTCTTGTTGTAGTTCAATTTCTATATGTGctgattttcattgattttttcaatgaaattttgtttattatgaATCTTTTTAAATATCATTACTTTGATTGATCGAGTGCTGTTAAACAAGCAATCACTCATTTTGTCTGGAAGTCAGTGGGGATTGGGATTAGTGGTCTAAGAATTTGACGACCGTATTCAAACTGTTATGATACTATTGATAACGTTTTCGCCCTCAAACTACTTTGTTGCTTGATTTATCgagaacaaatcttttttgggaacctttgtttgttttaaaacattttccggagaaaacaaaatttttacctctgatagggtaacagaggtattttggcccactttaggattgattttattttggcccactttataaaaatatccaccaaatattgtaatatctttaaaaaccccttccgcaataggtaattcaatgtgattagcttcaaattgatgcaaaatgagttacttaacatcgataaaatccgatgaaatcgataaagtttgttaagtgggccaaaatatatgaagtggccaaaatacctctgttaccctacatcGCATGACAGCATTAAACACGTCAAAACATTCGACGGTTTTCTCCAGGCAGTCAACAGAAAATGCGTTCGATGTTATTAACCTCCGAAAATTGATTTGCTTTTAGCAAAATTCCACTGAACTGTTTGCCCAAAAAATCTTCTCCAATCGCGGAATCAACCACTCAAAACTCGTTCGTAAAACACTGTCCGCCGAATCGAGTCCGGCATTTGTTTACTCTCGATTCCGATGCGATGTGAATGTTTCTATAGTTGGCACATGTCTACACGATTATTTGTTTCGCAAGATTCAGGTGTGAATTGATCTACGCGATTTTGTGTTTCTCATAAACATCAATGCGGTGGCCGGTCGGTCGCCGGATCTCCCAGATTTGTTTTTTGCACCGGGTTACGCTTCCACTATCGCCTCCGTCAGCACATTGGTCGGAGTCGGAAAAGAAAACAGATTCAGTAGGTAATCAATATCGATCCTCAGCGCCGGTCGTTTGGGACCGCGCAAAAAAACGACCCCGGTCGGTAAGAGGCTCACAAAGAGCGTAATTTATTCCAGTTTGTTGCCGCCGCGTTCGATTCTGCGAATGATTTTCGTCTGGGCGGTATGTTTCTGTAAACATTCTAGTCCGGCGAGTTTTCGGGGCTAGCTAGCGCGTGTGAGGGGCCTTTCTCCTTCGGCGGGGAGGGCGAATGCAGCGGCTGGAATGATTCGCGTTTGTTTGGGTGCGGCAACCAGCGAACCAGCGTAGATTGTTTTCTGCGTGTGTCATCATTTGCTGCACCTTGCCTACTGCGTTCTCCAGCCGTGATATCTTTAGACAAATCGATCGGCTTGGTTATTGGATGGGATGCTTACAGTTCTCTGAGTGTGTTTTGCTTGGTATCTAACGGCGCGAATGTATTTGTTATTGCGATTGAATTTTTGTGACTTGTGTTGATTTGTTATGTTTTGTCATCATTTATCAATGTTGAATAAGATTAGTTAAATTCAGAAAGTTCTTCAATTTGGTAACATGTCCTAACCAGAAGCATGTTTTCCTTGATGCACGACCATAAGAAAACTTTCAAACCATACAATTACTCTCACCATACTGAACACAACCGCTAATACGCAAATGTTTCTCTTCTTATCATCTTTCCAGAAAGCCATATAGACGAACGCTTCAAACACCATCACCGTTTCCGGCTGATGTTCAACGTAACGAACATCCCGCTGGGCGAGAAGCTACGAGCCGCTGAGCTCACCCTGAACCGGGATGCGATCGACAATCAGCGGTACCGGTCGGTGCATCATCAGATTCTGGTGTACGACATCGTGCGGCCCGGTGTGAAGGGTAAACGGGCCCCAGCGTACCTGCTGATCGACAGCAAGACTGTCAAAATCAACGAAACCGGTCCGGTCAGCGTGGACGTGCTGCCAGCCGTTGAGCGGTGGTTGCGCCATCCCAAGCAAAATCACGGACTGTTTATCCAAGTTATCAGCAAAAGCAAACGGAAGCCCCATGCTGCTCCGCTGCATCAGCACGTACGGTTACGGCGAAGCGTGGACGAAAGTCACGAGAAGTGGTCCCAGAAACAGCCGCTATTATTCACCTATACCGACGATGGACGCCATAAGCAGCGACCGATTCGCGATGCACTGACTAACGCGAACCGAGCTCGACGGACGCCCATGCGAAACCGTCGAAGGAAGAATGGCTTAGAAGCTTGCCAGCGACGATCTTTGTACGTTGACTTCAGCGACGTGGGCTGGAGTGACTGGATTGTGGCACCGCCAGGGTATGATGCGTACTACTGTCACGGTGAGTGTCAGTTCCCGATCGCTGACCATCTGAACACGACGAATCACGCGATCGTACAGACCCTGGTCAATTCCATCAGCCACAGTCTGGCACCTAAGGCTTGCTGCGTTCCCACGCAGTTGTCTTCCATCTCGATGCTCTACCTGAACGAGCAAAACAAGGTCGTTCTGAAGAACTACCAGGACATGACCGTGGTCGGGTGCGGATGCCGTTAAACCTGCAGGTGCACTCCAGACCGCTTGTAAATTGCACGAAATTGTATCATAGCTGCTGAGAGGTATCCTCTCAAAGAGAATACCGACAAAATGATCAGCCGTAGGTTATGAAACGTACTAAGTGAAGTGGATAGCTGGCATGCAACTTTCTCTTCCATCGAATGTCATGTGAACTATTTCCTATGCGAGTGAAGATTAGGGAACAAATCGAACGAACGCGAGAGCGAAAGCGCGTGAAATTGAGGACGGGATCCTGAGCGCGGTTTGGGATACCATCGCGGTGTTACTTTTAGCTCTACTGTAAGAAACAACCCCAGTGTTGGTAAAAAGATGTACAAAAAATTATTGGTTTTCGAGCACTGCACGATTGGCCTTTATTGTTTACTGCTGTTAAAAcctaagaatgaaaaaaaagtgcataACATAACTACCGTAAGAAAAGTGCAGCAAATCCTGTTTTGTAAATATATCTAATTCAAAGGTTAGCTAATATATTTAACTACCCCTTAAGGGCACTGTAAAAATACACTGCAAATGATTTTAGAAAGCCACTAGATTGAACGCTTCACTACAAAAGATTTTAagtatttgttttataatgtaaaCGAACAATATTTGTTGGagcattgttttatttatttcggtACGGTTAGACGGATGTCGTTCGGAGTTACTCAACTGGATCCagttatggaaaaaaaagaacCGATATGCTTCCGGCGTGCTTGCGTACGCTTTTATGTATAGAGTGATCATTTATCGCACAATAGTAGAAACTGTACTCCTTCATGCTATCCAATgctactgtttcattttgtaaatttgtgtAATATAATAGTACCTGTATTTGAAGAAaagtatttattaaataaatggtCAAAAATCGAGCGAGgaataaaattttgtaaaatttataaTTCAAAACTGTGATGTTTTATTTCTTTACCAAATTCTTTTTACGTTACATTAACAATACTATCCGAAATACATTAAATATTACTGCCCATTGTTTCCGGAAACTTCAAAGCAAATAACAGTATACCGTCTGTTAACTCGAGCTTTCATGTAAGTATATTAAGGGGGTACTCTATTTAAAATCGATTCTTCATTTATTGTATAAATTGACTGATATGTTGTTTGAGACCATTATTTCAAAGTTTCAAGGTCGtactttaaatatttttggaGATACTATTTTTCGAATTTACTCGCGCCGTGCCACATAAACTTTGAAGCGCGTTTTCTCTAAGCCGACCGTTTTGCTCGATAAATACAATAATTCTGATTCAATCGAAACGAATCTTCTTTTAATTTTGTTACACGTTGTACATATAAGTGAGTGAACCTCGAATatatataacaaaaaaattaaatagtttatttttctataaaaacacaagaaaacattttgtttttcttgtatatatcaggtgtacaactttgcttccgccgtttttttttgcaaagttaaaagcttcattgcgaaaaagtgcttacagatgtattattcaaagtattgtccgtcgctagcgaccactttttcccatctttccggcaattttcggatcccggtgcgaaaaaaggagtccttttttgacgctatccttgaagcaatccatttttccaactcttcgaaggattgaaaatgttgatctgccaggccgtgtgccatcgaacggaataggtagaagtcagaaggggcgacatctgggaaatgcggcgggtggggcaagacttcccatatcagcgtttccaggtactttttgaccatttttgcgacgtgagtccgagcattgtcgtgttgaaggatgactttgtcatgtcgctcttgatattgtggccgcttttcttttagcgcgcgactaaggcgcatcagttgcgttcggtagcgatctccggTAGCGtattaaatcacaccgagctgatcccaccaaaatacaaatcaacaccttagcgccgtgaatattcggttttgccttcgacgaattagcatgcccgggctttcctcatgattttctgcgtttaggattatcgtatcgaaccaccggttacgattcgatgtaaaaaccccttacgattttgtctttgaagcagttgttcacatacaaatagacggtgctcgatgtccctcggtttcaactcgtacggcacccagtttccttctttctgaatcatgcccagggccttgagacgttttgaaattgcttgctgactcactcccaacgattcggcaagctcttcttgggttcggcacgaatcttcatcaagcaatgcttctagttgttcatctttgaaggttttttctcttctaccaccatgtttgtcttcgacatcgaaatcatcattttcaaaacgttgaaaccactcccgacacgttcttttactcagagcagcatcaccgaaagtttctgagaacattcgatgcgcttcagctgcatttttttcgaattgtaacagaaaagtaaaacttcccgcaaatggcgagaatttggcacataaacagacattttcgagcgtgaataatacgaataattttttgtataatcgattcagctcgacgaactgagcaaatgtccgcgcgcgcgcgtgtgtgtgttgtcaactaagaggtcgagatctcagagatggctggaccgattttgatcaaactattcgcaaatgaaaggtttcctcgtcatccagaacgctattgaatggttttgagatcggatgtttactttttgagttataagttttatgtcaaaattttcagttttttgacagtatctgtcacacttgacctagaaaacagaatatgtttccagacttagattccacgcGGTAATAGCAATCCATGTTGCCATAGATTATTGAAATCCGTCcacttttaacggagatatagaCCTTTttagtgtaagcgacttttccccctactcCAGCAGTAggcgttttgagcgctgtatggcaaagaaatgcttgggagcaaagtaaaacacgattttttatactattacaCACAGTTGTTCCTAAGTACcagaaagactgtgtacagcatcattttttatgacattttgctcggaccaattttagcacggttcgtttttggcaacataaccgttcgaatatgacatatgtaaaccagatgatggcagcattttcgagttgaaagcaattccataattatgttaatttaaactacttacagcaataaatgctggaagaacataacacccatataccattcaaatcagttcgtcgagatttcactcaattttctcggaaatgactcaaccgttttctacaaactcagattcaaatgaatagtcGTATGCTCCTGCACAAGGTTCATGaaatacgtttggatccgacttctggtttaggaactacagaatgatatgtgaaactaaatcaaaatagtgttactcatttttctcgcagatggctaaaccgatctaagattcaaatgaaatctaggaaccataacagattcaaatgaaaagttttaagatcctataaaatatcttgcttttcagtgattagtataaaaatgaccattttacataaattaatcaggtttatcgggttcgcagatttggatagtcgataaccaaataaacttatttcagttttagtggtattcagttttcgattcggatttaattcgcactacgatttctcgaagatgtttatactgattttcaaacattttgtaacaaatgtaaactaaacagctactcagatgaatttatctgacttcggctacaccgattttcgaattccggttccagcatcgaatcgtttctcaaagctcaatcgttttctcaaaaaaaattaaatcgaaaaagacaaaattaattgattttatcCTATTCTGACTTCcgtttctggaattacaggatgatgaatttttaaaattcaaaccgatatagaagatgacaatcccgaaaagcttttaggttggtctcaaaactattgcaatttattcgtcaagtcaattcatggccatacgaatcggtttgggttatgctggttcctgaataccgttcTAgagccttaaattaccgtaaactctaaagtggaaattacttcgacatatcttggaatgtttatttgattatcacacgtttagattccagTTCGATCTGATTTTCAGCTTTGaccttacagggtaatgagtgattggaATCATAAatagccgcttaaaacgacggtcattgaaataatgtcatgagaattgaaacaccgaagaatatttataaaaaacacatgcggattgattaaaaaaaggtatcatctcactgctaggtggattaagaacgtttttcatataaatgtagcgttttcttcatacttttaagaaaaaaatacggataaaattattcgtcatggtttcgaaggaattttcgaatttttcctgtaacacggctcgttttagctatcttattccaccaggtcgtcatctgattgatgtcttagacaacctttccctttgccttgagtctcctcttcatgattgcccagtatttctcaatagggcggaactgggggcagttgggtggtttAAGGTttctcggaacaaactggacccctttctctgcgtACCATTCTTGaatgactttgctgtaatgacagcaaaACGAGAAAATTCGTTTTGGAGATACTATttctggtatagttccgatgtcattgtcttatttgtaacgaaaactttcgtttttttgccacaactGCAAATGCCCTGTAAAATCAtatgtcggcaaaaacaaattgggATTAGCCCGAAGTCagtcttgacataggtttcatggtccatcagaagacacccgtcgatcaggccgagggttcgaaagctgtacaatacgattcttgctggaaatttgaactgcataatcatggacgacgaaacctacgtgaaactcgattacaaatccttgctgggactacaatattatacggtgcaagaagggTAAGTGTTGaaacagtccgagacatcgaaaaatttggtaagcaatttgtagctgcggtaaggttgtgaaacccttcatcaccactgcttcaatgaacagcgaaatatacatcaaggaatgtttacaaaaacgacttctacccatgattcgcagccacaaggatcctgctgtcttctgaccagatcttgcttcttgccactactcgaaatcaacggtagaatagtatactaccaaaaatgtcactttcgtcccaaaagacatgaatccaccaaattgtctaCAACcttga
This genomic window contains:
- the LOC131427297 gene encoding protein decapentaplegic isoform X1, producing MAAAAACLRSTQSHMIFLCNRRIAANTNMHAWLFVLAVLAILQGVTQVASTDDQSTSPAYTLFTTVSSPISSSSSSRSSGSNTDGQSAAVEALSDSSVAQSEPKVDEDSLDRPTEATVGELHLQVVDAANTEYSDSDSLQFSGSSSSGSSSSDSNSHSHSKPDPETLVQIERNLGSLFGFSKRPKIDRSKVVIPEAMRQLYAQIMGHDLVDSVHVPKKGLSTRNANTVRSFTHEESHIDERFKHHHRFRLMFNVTNIPLGEKLRAAELTLNRDAIDNQRYRSVHHQILVYDIVRPGVKGKRAPAYLLIDSKTVKINETGPVSVDVLPAVERWLRHPKQNHGLFIQVISKSKRKPHAAPLHQHVRLRRSVDESHEKWSQKQPLLFTYTDDGRHKQRPIRDALTNANRARRTPMRNRRRKNGLEACQRRSLYVDFSDVGWSDWIVAPPGYDAYYCHGECQFPIADHLNTTNHAIVQTLVNSISHSLAPKACCVPTQLSSISMLYLNEQNKVVLKNYQDMTVVGCGCR
- the LOC131427297 gene encoding protein decapentaplegic isoform X2; protein product: MHAWLFVLAVLAILQGVTQVASTDDQSTSPAYTLFTTVSSPISSSSSSRSSGSNTDGQSAAVEALSDSSVAQSEPKVDEDSLDRPTEATVGELHLQVVDAANTEYSDSDSLQFSGSSSSGSSSSDSNSHSHSKPDPETLVQIERNLGSLFGFSKRPKIDRSKVVIPEAMRQLYAQIMGHDLVDSVHVPKKGLSTRNANTVRSFTHEESHIDERFKHHHRFRLMFNVTNIPLGEKLRAAELTLNRDAIDNQRYRSVHHQILVYDIVRPGVKGKRAPAYLLIDSKTVKINETGPVSVDVLPAVERWLRHPKQNHGLFIQVISKSKRKPHAAPLHQHVRLRRSVDESHEKWSQKQPLLFTYTDDGRHKQRPIRDALTNANRARRTPMRNRRRKNGLEACQRRSLYVDFSDVGWSDWIVAPPGYDAYYCHGECQFPIADHLNTTNHAIVQTLVNSISHSLAPKACCVPTQLSSISMLYLNEQNKVVLKNYQDMTVVGCGCR